In Marasmius oreades isolate 03SP1 chromosome 1, whole genome shotgun sequence, one DNA window encodes the following:
- a CDS encoding uncharacterized protein (CAZy:GH74): MFKLNLLAAGFAAAIPLVSAVASQSYKWNSVKIGGGGGFVPGIVFNTKQKGLAFARTDIGGAYKLNVDDTWTPLLDFADNNRWNYWGVDGLATDPVDPTRLYLATGMYTNSWDPNNGNILVSTDAGKTFTPSPLPFKVGGNMPGRGMGERLAIDPNSNGILFFGARSGQGLWKSTNFGQTWTKVTSFTNTGTYIPDPSDSSGYNSDKVGVAWVTFDSTSGTSGKATPRIFVGVANKGSNNIFVTNDGGNTWSAVPGQNSTSLPHKGVLSPVEKALYISYSDGAGPYDGTSGAVYKYNIANSTWTNITPVSGSDLYFGFGGVAVDLQKPGTIMVAALNSWWPDGQIFRSTNGGASWSPLWDWANYPTLNKYYSYSDSLAPWLGPNYVDTTAGDTQIGWMMEALVIDPFDSDHMLYGTGATIYGSRDLLKWDTVHNITIKSMADGVEETSIQGLISPPSGPQLLSAVGDIGGFVHKNLDVAPASSYTNPTWATASDIDYAGNKPATIVRIGTGTTSETGKNVAISSDSGATWSQDYGAPENVGGGKVAISADGDTVLWRTDGNGVMVSQYTNPFIAVSSLGANAAIASDKKNNSVFYGADSNRFYLSTDGGKTFSAKGTLGSSTSPSKIVVNPSTTGDVWVSTDKGLFHSTDSGSTFTAISGVSQAWAIALGAPAKAGSYPALFAAANIGGIGYFRSDDVGVNWVTINDGAHGFGSASSNCMAADPRVYGRVYIGTNGRGIFYGDAAGTAPPPTSTMTTAKPTTTITSTSTSTSQTTTTTTSAPPTGVQTAYGQCGGIGWTGPTACVSGYHCLVGNPYYSQCVPV, translated from the exons ATGTTTAAGCTCAATCTGCTGGCGGCTGGCTTTGCTGCAGCTATACCCCTCGTCTCTGCAGTTGCATCGCAGTCTTACAAATGGAACAGCGTCAAAAtaggcggcggcggcggatTTGTTCCCGGCATCGTCTTCAACACGAAGCAAAAG GGTCTAGCATTTGCACGTACCGATATCGGAGGTGCCTACAAGCTCAACGTTGATGATACCTGGACCCCTTTGCTTGATTTTGCTGACAATAACCGATGGAACTACTGGGGTGTCGACGGTCTCGCGACCGATCCTGTTGACCCTACGCGCCTATATTTA GCCACCGGAATGTATACAAATTCTTGGGATCCCAATAACGGCAATATTCTCGTATCCACTGACGCCGGAAAGACCTTCACGCCCTCTCCATTACCGTTCAAAGTCGGAGGCAACATGCCTGGGCGTGGAAT GGGCGAG CGCCTCGCGATCGACCCTAATAGCAATGGAATACTTTTCTTTGGTGCTAGAAGTGGACAGGGACTCTGGAAATCTACTAATTTTGGACAAACCTGGACTAAAGTCACTTCTTTCACCAATACTG GAACATACATTCCCGATCCAAGTGACTCCAGCGGATACAATTCGGACAAAGTTG GCGTCGCTTGGGTAACCTTCGACTCTACATCAGGAACCTCCGGCAAAGCCACCCCTCGAATCTTTGTTGGCGTTGCAAACAAGGGCTCAAACAATATCTTTGTCACAAACGACGGAGGAAATACAT GGTCTGCCGTTCCCGGACAGAACTCCACTTCTTTACCTCACAAAGGTGTCCTTTCGCCCGTTGAGAAAGCCCTGTATATTAGTTACAG TGATGGCGCAGGCCCATACGACGGGACTTCTGGAGCTGTATACAAATACAACATCGCAAACTCGACCT GGACAAACATCACTCCTGTCTCTGGTTCAGATCTGTACTTCGGTTTCGGTGGTGTCGCAGTTGACTTACAGAAACCCGGAACCATAATGGTTGCAGCGCTGAACTCTTGGTGGCCtgacggtcaaattttccgCTCCACAAACGGTGGTGCTAGTTGGTCGCCACTTTGGGATTGGGCAAACTATCCCACCTTGAACAAATACTATTCTTATTCGGACAGTCTCGCACCTTGGTTAGGGCCTAATTATGTAGATACAACAGCCGGGGATACACAAATCGGGTGGATGATGGAGG CGCTCGTAATCGACCCTTTCGATTCAGACCATATGTTGTATGGAACGGGTGCCACAATCTACGGTAGCCGTGACTTGCTAAAG TGGGATACGGTCCACAACATTACAATCAAATCGATGGCTGACGGAGTAGAGGAAACCTCCATTCAGGGTCTTATTTCACCTCCGTCTGGTCCTCAATTGTTGTCCGCCGTGGGAGATATCGGAG GCTTTGTCCACAAGAACCTTGACGtcgctccagccagctcctaCACCAATCCGACATGGGCCACTGCATCGGACATAGATTATGCTGGTAACAAGCCCGCGACCATTGTTCGCATTGGAACGGGAACGAC TTCTGAGACCGGCAAGAATGTCGCCATATCCAGCGACTCTGGCGCAACATG GTCGCAAGACTATGGCGCACCAGAGAATGTCGGGGGCGGAAAGGTAGCTATTTCGGCCGACGGAGACACTGTCCTTTGGCGTACAGATGGAAACGGTGTCATGGTTTCGCAATACACCAACCCCTTTATAGCCGTTTCGTCTCTTGGAGCCAACGCCGCAATCGCCTCAGACAAGAAAAACAATTCGGTTTTCTATGGAGCTGACAGCAACAGGTTTTATCTTTCTACTGATGGGGGCAAGACGTTCTCCGCCAAAGGTACTCTGGGATCGTCCACGTCCCCATCCAAGATTGTTGTCAACCCATCCACCACCG GTGATGTGTGGGTATCCACGGACAAAGGTCTTTTCCACTCTACCGACTCTGGTTCAACGTTCACCGCTATTTCCGGTGTCTCTCAAGCATGGGCCATTGCCCTCGGAGCACCAGCTAAG GCTGGTAGCTATCCCGCACTTTTTGCCGCCGCTAACATTGGTGGCATTGGATACTTCAGGTCTGACGATGTTGGTGTCAACTGGGTGACAATAAATGATGGTGCGCACGGGTTCGGAAG TGCAAGTTCGAACTGTATGGCGGCGGACCCCAGGGTATATGGCCG TGTTTACATTGGAACCAATGGCCG TGGCATTTTCTACGGCGACGCAGCGGGTACTGCTCCTCCTCCGACTTCTACAATGACAACAGCGAAACCTACGACTACGATCACGTCCACGTCCACGTCCACGTCCCAAACCACAACTACGACAACTTCCGCACCTCCGACAGGTGTTCAGACTGCTTATGGCCAGTGCGGAG GCATTGGTTGGACGGGACCGACCGCTTGTGTCTCTGGATATCATTGTCTGGTCGGCAATCCAT ATTACTCACAATGTGTTCCTGTTTAA
- a CDS encoding uncharacterized protein (BUSCO:EOG09262XGK) — MSKPVLWLRCEKKVFERRAALTPTTAKKLIHAGFDIFVERDQQRIFDDFEYEAVGCKLVENNSWPTAPKDIPIIGLKELPVSTDPLPHTHIQFAHCYKKQADWSSVLARFHRGGGTLYDLEFLEDEKHRRVAAFGFHAGFTGAAAGALALAAHRKDEKLGKLEPYDNEANMISHVRGVLGGSGKGVKALVIGALGRCGRGAVDLFRKIGLAEDDILKWDLDETAKGGPFQEILDVDIFVNCIYLNSKIPSFVTRDQLVAAGMDRRLSVVVDVSCDTTNPYNPIPIYSINTTFSEPTVAVDLGPESPPLSVISIDHLPTLLPRESSEQFSSDLLPSLLLFPSRQSARVWTDAEKLFKEKLAEAVVAEGL; from the exons ATGTCCAAACCCGTGCTTTGGTTGCGTTGCGAAAAGAAGGTGTTCGAAAGACGAGCTGCACTTACCCCCACAACTGCCAAAAAGCTCATTCATGCCGGCTTCGATATCTTCGTTGAACGCGACCAACAGCGAATATTTGATGACTTCGAATATGAAGC AGTCGGTTGTAAGCTCGTAGAAAACAACTCTTGGCCAACGGCTCCCAAAGACATCCCGATCATTGGATTGAAGGAGCTCCCAGTCTCGACAGACCCACTTCCCCATACCCATATCCAATTTGCTCATTGCTACAAAAAACAAGCCGACTGGTCGTCTGTTCTTGCTCGATTCCATCGTGGAGGTGGTACCTTGTATGACTTGGAGTTCCTAGAAGACGAGAAACATCGACGAGTAGCTGCGTTCGGCTTTCATGCAGGATTCACCGGTGCAGCAGCAGGTGCTCTTGCTTTGGCCGCACACCGAAAAGATGAGAAACTTGGGAAGCTGGAGCCCTATGATAACGAGGCGAACATGATCTCGCACGTCAGGGGTGTTTTGGGCGGAAGTGGAAAAGGTGTGAAGGCACTCGTAATCGGTGCCCTTGGAAGATGCGGGCGGGGCGCCGTTGACCTCTTTAGAAAGATTGGCCTCGCTGA GGATGATATATTGAAGTGGGATCTTGATGAGACAGCGAAAGGTGGACCTTTCCAAGAAATTCTCGACGTTGATATCTTCGTCAACTGCATTTACCTCAATTCCAAGATTCCCTCCTTTGTTACTCGAGATCAGCTCGTCGCCGCAGGTATGGATAGGAGGCTATCAGTCGTCGTAGATGTTAGTTGTGATACCACCAATCCCTACAATCCTATTCCCATATACTCCATCAACACTACTTTCTCCGAACCAACCGTTGCTGTGGACCTTGG ACCCGAAAGTCCTCCGCTATCTGTCATTTCTATTGATCATCTCCCTACTTTACTTCCAAGAGAATCTTCCGAGCAGTTCAGTTCAGACCTACTCCCATCGTTGCTTCTTTTTCCCAGCAGGCAGTCGGCGCGAGTGTGGACTGATGCAGAGAAACTGTTCAAggaaaagttggcggaagctGTGGTCGCGGAGGGGCTATGA
- a CDS encoding uncharacterized protein (MEROPS:MER0000598), giving the protein MAAGDMVRSRAFVWMLERLVRLREPGAAKQAARNVALRSFKVFNFFCAIHLFTDYVGRASTMEGPSMLPTLANEGEIVIEDRLTYRLWPNSFTRGDLVILKSPIDSNRVICKRIIGLPGDTICVDPTGEKAPSTEHVVIPKGHIWISGDNSAYSRDSREYGPVPMALVRGRLYARVWPPSTATIFRSNARRLE; this is encoded by the exons ATGGCCGCTGGCGACATGGTGCGAAGTCGCGCTTTCGTATGGATGCTCGAAAGGCTCGTGAGGCTTCGTGAACCAGGCGCAGCGAAGCAAGCAGCTAGAAATGTCGCCCTCAGGAGCTTCAAG GTTTTCAATTTTTTCTGTGCTATCCATCTTTTCACCGACTACGTAGGAAGGGCTTCCACG ATGGAAGGTCCTTCCATGCTACCAACGCTTGCGAACGAAGGTGAAATAGTCATTGAAGACCGCCTTACATACAGGCTTTGGCCCAACTCCTTCACGCGCGGCGACCTGGTAATCCTGAAATCGCCAATAGACTCCAACCGAGTAATCTGCAAACGCATTATTGGACTCCCTGGTGATACTATATGCGTTGATCCAACCGGCGAAAAAGCACCTTCTACCGAACACGTCGTCATTCCTAAAGGGCATATCTGGATTAGTGGTGATAACTCTGCTTATTCGAGGGACTCTCGTGAATACGGACCTGTTCCAATGGCGTTGGTTCGTGGAAGGTTATATGCTAGA GTTTGGCCACCCAGTACTGCTACTATTTTTCGCAGCAATGCAAGAAGACTTGAATAG
- the TVP23 gene encoding Golgi apparatus membrane protein tvp23 has product MAMSVSTPLLDNTIEPDEPEQRSGNINQENNLNTRQPVVLTPTNRANENRMASTPSDAESGIAGIFRQSAHPIALFFLYFFRITAITLYLLAETLVNNYVLSTVLVVVLLAMDFWNCRNVAGRTLVGLRFWNQVDDDGESYWVFESRDPSRPANPVDSKMFWVSSFARHFTIPGIQ; this is encoded by the exons ATGGCAATGAGTGTGTCAACGCCTCTTCTCGACAATACTATTGAACCAGATGAACCAGAGCAAAGATCAGGAAATATAAACCAGGAGAACAACTTAAACACGCGTCAGCCAGTTGTCCTCACTCCCACCAATCGTGCCAACGAAAATCGTATGGCTTCCACGCCCAGTGATGCGGAGTCTG GGATAGCAGGAATATTTAGACAA TCGGCACACCCGAtcgctctcttcttcctctacttCTTCCGCATAACAGCTATAACACTCTATCTCCTCGCGGAAACATTGGTGAACAACTATGTTCTCTCT ACGGTCCTTGTGGTCGTTCTTCTAGCCATGGACTTCTGGAATTGCAGA AATGTGGCAGGACGGACGCTCGTAGGACTGCGCTTTTGGAACCAG gttgatgatgatggggAGAGCTATTGGGTATTTGAAAGTCGCGAT CCGTCGAGACCAGCGAATCCCGTTGATTCAAA AATGTTCTGGGTCAGTTCCTTTGCAAGGCACTTTACCATTCCTGGAATTCAGTGA